Genomic segment of Populus nigra chromosome 6, ddPopNigr1.1, whole genome shotgun sequence:
taatgtaaattattattatttttttaaatccagcTGCCCAGACAAAAACCAAAACCTGTCGCTACTTGCTTGCCGTAGCAAATTTGCTTCGGGCGGAAAAGTCTTTATCTCGTAGGTAAACAAAATGAGTACGTAATTGGCGGTAATTCTATCTTTCACTTGCACACCAAACACACAATCTTTTCGTTTTGGTTAAAACATGAACCCCCTCTTCCCGGAAACTCCCCTGCTCCCTATTTTGGTTTTGACTTTTCTCTTGCTGATATACATaagtcaaatatatatatatatatatatatatatatatatatatataaaagatgtaTGTATATGTACGCACGCACGCatggatataataataataaattaataacaaagcaaaataaatgtACTTTTTACAAAAATCAAGGCAAGTCAATAAAGGGTCAACGCGtttactataatttattttgtttaaatgtgattgttaaaaaataaaataaaaattattttaatatatatattttaaaaaaatttaaattaccgCAATACAAAACATCTTAAAACCTAAAAAtcgtaaaaaaaatttattattaaaaatcccACGAACAGTCAAGTCACCTTTCCCATTGCAATCAATGATTTCAAGAACTTGAATACCCAGAAACCAAtcaaaatcacattttttttcacttgaaatttTCAGAGCTTATCTTCTGTGGTAGTACTTTCCCAtggtcttgtttttttttttttagcaattctTGAAAACTATGACAAAGCTCAAGAATTGCTTGAAGAGTCTGCTGAAGCCTTTCAAGTTCAATTCAAGCAAAGGTAATTAAGAAATCCAGTGCATTCTTTTGGAGTAAGTTCTGAGATGCTATGTGTATAACCCGTTTATGATctttgtgcttgattttttgATATGTCACTTGACTGCTCAGAGAGACTCGGAGAGGAGGACATGGAGACTATTGCTGCACGGGAACAGAAACAGTTTTCATTTGAAACTCTGGTCTTTGCTACCAAAGATTTCCACCCAACTCACAAGCTTGGTGAAGGTGGATTTGGACCTGTATACAAGGTAATTATTTCTCTGTAATTGGGTGTAGCAGTGAACCCCGAATTCTGCTGGTCACTTTGAAAATTGCTTAAAAGAACTGGAAGAAGTTTTATcatcttgttgatttttttttcaaggattgATGGGTTTTCCCCCCTTTTTGAGATGAAGAATTGATGGTTATTTGTatcattttatcattatttgtGTGTTTAGAAATTTTGTTTGCAGTTGCTTTTTGGGGTCCTCATCTCATTCATGCATACCATTGGTATCTGAGGGACatataacaaaataacatgTGCATTGAGATCTAGCCTTGAAGATGTAAGCAACCTAATAATCCAACTGTATGAAGCAAGTGTAAACAAATGTTTGGGTAGTAAATTTTTAAGTTCTCGTAATTTTAAGGAGCTTCATATTAATGAGAGATCATCACTCTGTAGTAGAGTTAATGAGAGCACATTTTTCATCTTATAACTTGTTTGAGGGAAAAGCCATATGTATATGTTGCCGCTGCCTGCTAGTAAGCTATTCCATTGCACTTCAGGGTAACCAAATATTTCACCCAATCTTCTAGACACTCTGATCTTGAATTCAATCTTGATGAGGCAAAAGCTCCTAGTTCTCTTGTTAGCCAAAGAAGTGAACCTTCTTCTGACTCTGGAATGTTTTACATAGGGGAAGTTGGATGATGGGAGAGAGATTGCAGTGAAGAAGTTGTCCCATAGCTCAAATCAGGGGAAGAAAGAATTCACGAATGAGGCCAAGCTATTATCACGTGTCCAGCACCGAAATGTTGTGAATTTGTTAGGATATTGTGCACATGGTGTGGAAAAGCTACTGGTTTATGAGTATGTTGCTAATGAGAGCCTTGACAAGCTTCTGTTCAGTAAGTACCAGTTAAAAGTCTATAACTCTaagtttccttttcctttttcatgtttttgtctcattattttgcacttgttTTTTATAAGCTGAATGAAGTTGAATTGACTAACACTAGCATGTTTAAGTTTCAATTTAAATTCCTACAATTGTTCAGAGCCGATTTATGTTTCTGCAAAACTTAATATAATGAACTTGGATTTTCTTTCTCAGATTGGGGTTATTAATGAGTTTTGGACCTTTGAAAGTTGTAGTGGCTCTATATTTTCATGTGATTTGTTTAGccctgtgatttttttttcgattAAAAGGGATCATGTAATATGTGTTCATTTGTAAAGCAATGTGATCTGTTCAGCTGCCTTGCTGAATTAAATTAATCCAACATTTCCTTTACAACCAGTATTTTTTTCCAGAGAACCTGTGATGCAGAATTAGCAGCACATTCATGATCTAAATTTTGGTGCCAAGAAACTAACAATacaatatttagttaaaaaaaacaaaaaaacaagttttactTTCAGCTgatcttattttctttctaatttatttatgatgttCATTCCAACcgttcttttgatttgtttaattagCTTCCAGTCATGATCTCTTGTTTCAGAATTAAATATTTGTAAGGCATAGATGATTTCCTTGCTCATCACCTATTCCAACATCGTGAACTCATTCCAGAAAAATGTTGTTGCCATCGTAGTTTCATAAATAACTTGTGTCTTTGTCAGCTAGTTCACCTTGTTAGAGAGACAGTTCTTGAGGTTTTGACTTGTCTATTTCTAAAGTTGATTTTGAACATGTATGCCCCATTCAACTGGGTTTTTCATTAACATTACCGtccttccaaacaaaaaaagtcATTGTGATCACTTTCATGCAGAATCTGATAAAAGACAACTGCTTGATTGGAATCGGAGATATGATATACTAATTGGCATTGCACGGGGTTTGCTTTACCTTCATGAGGATTCACACAATTGCATCATCCACCGTGACATCAAGGCAAGCAATATTTTACTGGATGATAAATGGGTTCCTAAGATTGCTGATTTTGGCATGGCCCGTCTCTTCCCTGAAGATCAAACACATGTCAACACCCGTGTTGCTGGTACCAAGTATGCTTTCAATTCCAACCACAATAATATAGGCCATATTTTTATCACTGGACAGAGTCCAAGTGCTTATGATAAAGCTTGTGAATGATATTATAATACGCTTATGATTGGTGACAGTGGGTATATGGCTCCAGAGTATGTCATGCATGGACATTTATCAGTGAAGGCAGATGTCTTTAGCTttggggttttggttctggagCTGATCAGTGGCCAGAGAAATTCAACATTTAGTCAACAGCATGCTGATGCACAGAATCTACTTGATTGGGTAAGGACATGATTCATCATTTAACTAATTCATATCATGGTGTTTTAGGTTTCATTTTTACTCGTGTTTATCAGTTTTAATAATGCTTTCGGTTTGAGACTCCAATCATCTCTTTTGCCTTTGTTTAATTTGGTTTAGGAGAAAAGTGGAAACAAAAATTTGGCTGATGAGTTGTCTACATTTGAGTTAAGGTTATGTCCAGTAAACATTGTTTTGGACATGTACAAAAGTACTGAGCAAGTTGGTTGAATGAACTTATTCCTAAATTCTGCTCACTACTCCTGgtcgtattttattttttttggtgaaccTGGAAGCTAAGATAAATTGATAAATGAAAATGTCAGATAGCATAGAccaggaaaaataaaaggtaaacgTTGTGTGATCTTGGAAAGAGCTATAAAATCCACGTGGCATTGGATAGTATATCTGCGTTGATGTGGGAAGACCTGCCTAAAGGCTCAATGGAATGGTAAAGCTGCCTTTGGGAAATTGTTTCCAGTTGAGGCGCCTAAATCATTTTCAATAAACTTGCGTGTGCAACCTTATTTATGACTAGGGAGAACCTTACATGTCTGTTCTGAAATGGCTGGTGTCTACTACTACTTGGGAGAAGCACTTGGGGAATTGTATAGTTCTATTATTGTGTTTTCCAGCCTTCGCGTGGTTTTAAGTTTTGGTTTGCTGTTGGTGCAGGCATACAagcttcacaaaaaaaataggagTCTGGAGATTATGGACCCAGTACTAGCATCCTCAGCAGCTGCTGAACAAGTAAAAAGTTGTGTTCATTTAGGGCTGCTATGCACACAAGGTGACCCACAGTTACGGCCAGATATGCGGCGTATTGTTGTCCTGTTGTCAAAGAAAACTTGCAGTCTAGAAGAACCAACCAGACCTGGAGTTCCTGGTTCTAGATATAGGAGAGCTCGTAGACCAGCAGCAATGTCTTCGACTGCTGGAACATCCGATACTGCTAGAACATTTGGTGAATCTGATTCCCGTACATTTGATTCGAGTTCAAATACTAATACTGCCACTGCATCTACCTCAGCTCATGCAATCCCCAGATTAGATCCTCATGGTAAACGTCCAATTGAAAGCTAAGCAAATtcgaatatgattttttttattattattctttttgtaGCATAGAGGTATAAAATTGAGTCTTTTACTGTGTAAATATTAACGGAAAATTAGTGGTTAAATAGAAGCAATTGTGGAACCTCAATTCTCCTTGTTACTTTATTAGATAGGGAAGATGGGCATTCACAGAATGGTCAAGagttggccttttttttttccttacagaaAACGTATCACAAGGGAGGAAGATGAGGATTTGAGTCCAATTCCTGTGAACGGCTGTCTGGAATGTTGCGTTGTTGTTGTGGCAGTAAGATGGTCTTTTGCTGAAACGAAAGGACTGTGGCATGACTTGGAAGTTTTAGGGCTCTCATCAGTATATAGCATGCTCATTCTAGAGAAGGCGTACACAAGGACACTTGCTCAGGAAGCTGACCAAACGAGCAGGGGAAGTTCCGTACATCTCCCCGGGGAAAAACAGAGATGGGCATGAGAAATATACCACCACACTTTGCCGTGTTTTTCCAAACAAACACAACGGAAATACCACGGgtggaaatttatttttgaaaaatagtacAGAAGCAAAAAACTGCGGTTGAGAACTAcggtatttaaataaattaaaaatactcaagtgtagcattaaaaaaaagaagacaaaaactcactgtattatttaaagaaaaacgcAATTCTCTCATCTACGGTTCTATacagcatcaaaataattttaaaataaaaataataattttaaatacaaaaataaaatgttactAAATTTTGTTGGGCCTCACCGAAAACTATCATAGTATTTAACATGTTGATCCAAGAGGTTATTGCGAACTTAATTTAAAGGTTGatttagttaaattaatttgaaagctAATTTAGTTAAATTAAGTTAGTTCGATTAATTCAATCAAAccagattaatttaaataaactaaCCAAATTAGATGAGATCTGGTTGAGTCaattctataaatattttaatttttaacttttgtttgaaataatattatgttattttttatatgtaaagaaATTGAAACAACCCTGACCAGGCAAATCCATAATCAAGGTTGGGCTTGGTAATTATGCTATGgacatcaaaatataaataaataaaatgggaTAGTGTTATCTCCGTTCcataaattctcaatcaagcGTAGCATTTATCTTGAGTTCTCTTGGTATATTGTATTACCCTTTCTATCTGGCTTAATACTAATTTATAGTACCGTGCTACCCGATGgcttgaataaataaataaataaatataaaaaatgtttaggttataaaaaaatatttaatattattattaaatcgaCTTTACATGTCAATCTTCGAACTTCTCAACATGACCCAACCTagcatgaattaaaaaaataaaccttgtGGTTGTTTCTCTAATCTAATCCAGTAAATTTGACACGTCCAAAAACAACATGGATGAccgattaaaaatataaattgactttaaaaaaaaaatattagtgatatttttttttagattgaaacgTTAATATACTAGATTGATATAGACCTTGTGGTTTAGCTAACCAAATTCATGATTAAGTGataggtttaaaatattttgtaactACTTTTACTTAGTTATATGAtagcaaaaaaatcaatgttcataaaattaagcataaataATTTAGTGTGATATGTGTTTAAGATCGCGATGATCTCATATAAAGCAAACATGAATAATTtgcaaagataaattaaaaatcaagcaGGTCTTAAACAGTGAGATtgatgaagagagagagagagagagaagaaaaaatgggaTGAAagtgtcaaaaaaaaaagagaaggaaccCAAACTCTTTTAAATGTACCAATTTACATGCTTGTGTTATGCTAtggatcaaatcaaattttttgttataaatgtAACAAAAAATATCTAGATGATGAAGAACTGTTTAACATTGCTACTAAACTCGGCCAATAAGTGAATCTTGAAACCTTCCGGTTCAATTCTTTATCTCGTTCTGGTTCAAAATTAAATCGTATATTGGTTGTTATGAAGTAATCTAGTTGATTTGACAAGTTCAAAGATAATCTTAACAAGTATTAATATATgtctgataattaaattgagaaaaaaaattaggttggaATATAAAAGacatggagagaaatgaaaaaaaaggccaattgaagaaagaaaaatgagttttgtTTCTAATATGAACAACAAAATTTCATACagaatgttaatttttttagtgtaaaaaaGCAACAAATCAGCCCGTTTGTTTCATAAAAAGTGATATATTGGAAATCATTTTCCCAACTTTCATGCGTTTATTTGTCATTATAAAAGTTGGTCgacggaaaatattttttagtcaaataaaaaattagtttggttTCCAAAAAAGTTTCCTTTTATCCTGGGCAAAAAACACTCTTTataagttgtgaaaaaattagaaatatcatgttatttgttgattatatcaaatttggtccccaAACTTCTgtttgctatatattttgttttgatttttttttttaattttatcaattgaaatttgatttttatatcaactttgattatcatttttatgattgttatttacttttctcttatcattttcttatttaaaatttcttatttatcagatttggttattatttttttaattgttatttattttatttgaaataaattatgaattttttttttaatttcatcatcttttaacttttttatctgttagatttgatctatattattttgattgttatttattttatctgagataatttatgaaattatatattttttaattttattcgtATTCATTGTAAGATccgttcctcattattttaataaacttgaaaaaaatattaacaatttatcttccaacttattttccactACACAGCTAAACACtgaaaaagtgtttttcaatttattttttataatattaccaaacataagaaaataattcacttttcaggaatttattttataaggaaaccactttttttttaaaacaatacttttcagaaaataatataagtatggtaattaaattgaaaaaaaataatcagattgaaataaaaaagagacagagagaaattaaaaaaagagaggctaaTTAAAGATAGAAAAATGAGCTTTACTGTTAATATGAACAACAAGTTTCATATGCAACGTTAATTCTTTCAgtataaaaaagagaagtatCTTGtgacaataaaatcaaattttattaaaattttattttctaagtaCTAAGATAAAAACAACAAGTATATAAAAcgtgatttttttccttcaaaattttaactactctgttatatttttttaaaataaaattttattggagaATAATATTtggaaacccaaaaaattatttaataagaaaaaaatatagtatgaCCAAATTTTCTTCTGGagaaataattttgattatcGACGAAGATGAAAAAAGAATAACGATGGTACATGCAAAATGAAtttcaaaaccaaataaaaaataaaataaatagattaaattaatttgttgctgCTTGGCCATGCAGCCTAAACATTTACTTTTCATGTTTGAAGATAAGCTGATGCGATTAACTTCTATAAAAACCCGACTTTCCGggtaaataagaaaaaaactgacGCGATTAAGATCTAAAATAAAGTCTGAGGTACTGTTGGGAAACGCGGCTGCGGTtgtgttcttaaaaaatttgaaatttttttttttgttaaaatttaatatggtttgtacgttttggatcgttttgatgtattgatattaaaaatgatttttaaaaaataaaaaaatatcgttgacatgtattttaacataaaaaattatttgaaaaacacccaCAATCACACTGCGAAACACGCTCTTAATGGGACGATCAACAATGATCTTTGAATTCGAGCAGTGAGAGCTCGCTGATCCTTGACGGTGTGGGAAGCTCGGTCATTTATGCAAAGTCATCACCAAGCTCAACCACTATTCGATCTCTTACAGATTCTCACGTACGTCTCAGATGCAGAGAATCACCTATCTCCGGTACCAAAGCGGACCCCACTTCCCGCACTTGGATGCCGGATCTGGGTCCTAGAATACCAATAACCAGAGAACCTTGTTACCACGCGGGCTTCATTTAGGGAGTGTTTGGCCGTTTGATAAAATTCGATCTTTGttcttgttataatttttttttgatatatttatatttttaagataatattatcaataataacttttaaaaaataaaaaaaatattattttaatacatttccaaataaaataaaaaaacgtaaaaaatcttaaacataTTCAACGAGTGCTAACAACTTTCCCAGCGACTTCcatctctattttttatcaCCAATAAAAATGCAACACGTCCTTAACTCCCACGTTATACATCACAGGCAACCAACACCTCAATGTTGTACaaacacaaaaattcaaaaaacagggACAACACCGTAAATTCAAATTTGACAAATTTGACCAGGTCATCAATCCGAGTCCTTCCCTTTTAACCAAACCACACCCGACCGATCAAAACCCCAAAACACAATCCCCAACCGTCAGATCCTTCCTCGCGCCTAGTCTTCCATCCCTTCGCTTCCCTCCCCATCCAATCCTCAACAAAACCCCTCCCTTTTAAATCCTCCCCCCCACCCCTCCCCTCTCCACACCAAACAACACAGTTCCTTCCATTTCCTTCTCCCGAGGAAAACAAATGTCAATTTCCATGGCTACCACCACTGAAGATTCTAATAACCTCCAGCCTCCTCCAGCACTAgctccacctcctcctccagcaCTAGCTCCACCCCAACAACAGTCACAGCAACAATCCTCCACTATCCCTCAGTATCCTGAGGTGACCATTTCATTACAAGACAATCGATGTTATTTCTTCGTTTTACTTTTTACTTCTGACTGCTTTATAATGTagtgttttttcttccttctggTTTTAGATGATTATGGCAGCTGTCGAGGCGTTGAACGAGAAAGAAGGGTCAAGCAAGACATCAATTTCGAAACAAATTGAGTCAACACACCCCGATCTGCCTCCTGCACACGGCACACTACTTTCTCACCATTTAAACAAGTTGAAGCAGAGTGGTCAGCTGGTCTTGGTAAAGAACAACTACATGAAGCCTGACCCTAACGCTCCTCCAAAGAGAGGTAGAGGTCGCCCTCCCAAGCCTAAGCTTCCAACCCCACCTGGAAGTGTTGCTGGACCTCCCAGGCCACGTGGACGCCCTCCCAAACCAAGGGATCCTTTCGCACCTGTGGCTTCCCCTAAAAAGAAGACGGCAAGTCCTGGAAGTGGGAGGCCACGCGGTCGTCCACCAAAGAACGCTAACACGCCGGTTCCCGCTGTGAGTTCTGGTGCTGCTCCGCCCAGCGGTGTGCCTAGAGGGAGGGGAAGGCCGCCTAAGGTGAAGCCGGCTGTGGCCCCCGTCGCTGGTTGAGTGGATTTAAAggagtagagagagagagagagagagagagtgagtgaGACGTAGAGATAGGAATTAGTTTCTTCAAtcttttcgtgttttttttttaggtaaacAAGAGAACTACTAATTGATGTTGTAGCTTTAGTttagctctattttttttctcttgggtttctgagtttaaattaaaatgggGGTTAGCGTTATTGTAATGTGGAGCTTGAAGGGGGAGGGTTGGATCACGCGACTcctgtaattttaatttaatttgcctTGTAAATTTGATCAGCCGCTGTGTATCTGTCCCCTTAATTATCGctatccttttctctctctaaaaaaaagcaaactaaGATTGTATTGGTTTTTGCCGTCCATTTATGTTTTACgaaaaagttatttaattttttattttaattgaaaatatttttcgatcattaataataaaaataaattttaaaaaataaaaatattattttaaat
This window contains:
- the LOC133696526 gene encoding HMG-Y-related protein B-like, which encodes MSISMATTTEDSNNLQPPPALAPPPPPALAPPQQQSQQQSSTIPQYPEMIMAAVEALNEKEGSSKTSISKQIESTHPDLPPAHGTLLSHHLNKLKQSGQLVLVKNNYMKPDPNAPPKRGRGRPPKPKLPTPPGSVAGPPRPRGRPPKPRDPFAPVASPKKKTASPGSGRPRGRPPKNANTPVPAVSSGAAPPSGVPRGRGRPPKVKPAVAPVAG
- the LOC133696703 gene encoding cysteine-rich receptor-like protein kinase 43, whose product is MTKLKNCLKSLLKPFKFNSSKERLGEEDMETIAAREQKQFSFETLVFATKDFHPTHKLGEGGFGPVYKGKLDDGREIAVKKLSHSSNQGKKEFTNEAKLLSRVQHRNVVNLLGYCAHGVEKLLVYEYVANESLDKLLFKSDKRQLLDWNRRYDILIGIARGLLYLHEDSHNCIIHRDIKASNILLDDKWVPKIADFGMARLFPEDQTHVNTRVAGTNGYMAPEYVMHGHLSVKADVFSFGVLVLELISGQRNSTFSQQHADAQNLLDWAYKLHKKNRSLEIMDPVLASSAAAEQVKSCVHLGLLCTQGDPQLRPDMRRIVVLLSKKTCSLEEPTRPGVPGSRYRRARRPAAMSSTAGTSDTARTFGESDSRTFDSSSNTNTATASTSAHAIPRLDPHGKRPIES